From the genome of Ctenopharyngodon idella isolate HZGC_01 chromosome 23, HZGC01, whole genome shotgun sequence, one region includes:
- the dcakd gene encoding dephospho-CoA kinase domain-containing protein: MFLVGLTGGISSGKSTVSSQLKELGCPVIDADVVARKVVKPQSPAYRLILRHFGQEILLDNGEIDRQKLGQIIFSNPEKRRLLNSITHPEIHKEMFKQILLYFIKGYRYVILDVPLLFETRRLTRFLTHTVVVYCDPATQLSRLMQRDALSQEEAEQRIGAQMPLKEKRGLASHVIENSGSREDTHRQVLRLHTKLEDSMEFLVVRAIAVAAVAGLGGLFLYTIRLLVS, encoded by the exons ATGTTTCTGGTGGGGTTAACCGGAGGTATCTCCTCAGGGAAAAGCACAGTGTCTTCTCAACTGAAAGAACTGGGCTGTCCTGTCATCGATGCAGATGTGGTTGCCCGAAAAG TGGTGAAGCCCCAGAGCCCAGCGTACAGACTGATTTTGCGGCACTTTGGACAGGAAATTTTGTTAGACAATGGCGAGATTGACAGACAGAAACTGGGGCAGATAATCTTCTCCAACCCAGAGAAACGAAGACTTCTGAACTCCATCACACATCCAGAAATACATAAAGAAATGTTCAAACAAATACTGCTGTACTTCATCAAAG gcTACAGATATGTGATTTTGGATGTGCCGCTGCTTTTCGAAACACGACGTCTCACTCGGTTCCTAACCCACACTGTTGTCGTATACTG TGATCCGGCGACGCAGCTGTCCCGACTCATGCAGAGGGATGCTTTGAGTCAGGAGGAGGCCGAACAGAGAATCGGCGCTCAGATGCCCCTCAAAGAGAAGCGTGGACTCGCCAGTCACGTGATCGAGAACTCGGGCTCTCGCGAGGACACTCACAGACAGGTGCTGCGGCTGCACACCAAGCTGGAGGACTCCATGGAGTTTCTGGTTGTCCGGGCCATCGCCGTGGCAGCTGTCGCCGGGCTCGGCGGtctgttcttgtatacaatcaGACTGCTTGTCTCTTAG